From Amycolatopsis sp. WQ 127309:
GACGAAGTCGGGGCGGACCGCGGCCGCCCGGTCGAGGAACAGCCGCGTCGAGTCCAGCTCGGCGGCTTCGGCGGGCGCGGCGCGTTCCGCGGGCACCGGCAACGGCCCCAGCGGGCAGAGCGCCTCCCCGGTGATCGCCAGCGGTTCGCGGCTGGTGGCCAGGATCCGCAGCCGCGGCGCGCGGTGCAGCAGGTCGTCCGCCAGCCGCGCGGCGGCGTCGACGACGTGCTCGCAGTTGTCCAGCACCAGCAGCGCGTCCGCGCCCCCGAGCACCTCGACGGCCTGCTCGAGCGGGTCCGCCGGGCGCCGGCGGACCTCGGTCTCGGTGCTGCGCATGTCACGGACGCCCAGCGCGCCCAGCAGCGCGGCCTCGACGTCGTCGGGGTCGCGGACGCCGGCCAGCGCGGCGAACCAGACCCGCCCCTGCTGGTGCACCGGGTGCCGGGACGCCGTTTCGGTGGCCAGCCGGGTCTTGCCGGCGCCGCCCGGCCCGGTCAGGGTGACCAGCCGGTTCCCGCCGAGCAGCTCGGCCAGCTGCTTGAGTTCGTCGTCCCGGCCGATGAACGTCGTCAGCCGCGTCGGCAGCCGGTCGGCCACCGGTGACGGCGGCGCGAACTCGCCCCGCAGCGCGGCCAGCTGGATCTCCTGCAGCTCGGCCGACGGGTCGACGCCGAGCTGGTCGGCCAGCGTGCGGCGCAGGCCGGAGTAGACGGTCAGCGCCTCGGACTGCCGCCCGGCGGCGCAGAGCGCGCGGATCAGCAGGCCGGCGAGCCGTTCGCGCAGCGGGTCGGCCTCGGCCGCGGCGGCCAGGTCGGGCAGGACGGCGGTGTGCTCGCCCAGGCGGATGAGTGCGTCGAAGCGGTCTTCGGCCGCCTCCGCGCGCAGGTCGGTGAGCCGCCGGGCCGGAGCTTGCGCGAACGGCGCGTCGAGGACGTCGGCGAGCGCACCGCCCTGCCACAGCGCGAGCGCCTCGGCGAGCAGCTCGGCCGCGCGGGCGGCCCGGCCGGCGGCGAGCTCACGGCGGCCTTCCGCGGCCAGCCGTTCGAAGCGCTCGGCGTCGACGTCCTCCCGGGCGACGGCGAGCCGGTAGCCGCCGGGGCCGGACTCGATCGCCACCGGCAGGGCCTTCCGCAGCCGCGAGACCAGCGACTGGAGGGCGTTCGGCGCGTCGGCGGGCGGCTCGGCACCCCAGAGGCCGTCGATCAGCGCGTCGGCCGGGACGGCCCGGCCGGCGTCCAGCGCCAGCCTGGCCAGGAGCATGCGGAGGCGGGCGCCGCCGATGTCGATCGGGGTGCCGTCGTCTTCCGCTGCCCGCAGCGGGCCCAGCAGCGCAACGCGCATGCACCCAGCTTTCCAGACCCTCGCTGAGGGCCGGGGGCGGATGCCCGGAGCGGCACCGACGGAAGGGTTGATTTTCCGGACAAATGCGACTTCGACCCGGCCCGGCACACAGCCGTGGCGCTACGTTGCGGGTTCACGCACCCCAGACGGACAGGAGCGTTCATGAGGGGCAAGAAACCGGTCGTGCTCGCGGCGGCCCTGCTCACCGGCATCTGCCTGAGCTCGGGCGTCGCCGCCGCCGGGAACGACTGGGGCGCCGCGAAGCCGGGCAGCGACGGCGCCGGGGACAGCTACTACCCCCAAGACGGCAACGGCGGCTACGACGTCGCCGACTACAACCTGAAGGTCACCTACGACCCCGCGTCGCACCAGCTCATCGGGCTGCAGGACATCACCGCGCGGGCGACGCAGGCGCTCAGCTCGTTCAACCTCGACCTGCGCGGGCTGACCGTCGACACGATCCAGGTCGACGGCCGCGGCGCGCGGTTCAGCCGGACCGGCGACCACGAGCTGGTCATCACGCCGTCGCGGCCGCTGCGGCGCGGCCAGAACTTCCAGGTAAAGATCGGCTACCACGGCGTGCCCGCGCCCATCGACGACCCGTCGCTGGGCAACAACGGCTGGCAGTACGCCCAGGCGGGCGGCGCGTTCGCCGCCGGCGAGCCGAAGTCGGCGACCACCTGGTACCCGGTCAACGACACCCCGCTCGACAAAGCCACGTTCCACCTCGCGATCACCGTGCCCGACGAGTGGGGCGTGATCGCCAACGGCCGCGAGAAGCCGTCCTTCAAGGCACCCGGCGGCGGCACGACGCACGTCTGGGCCGAGGAAACGCCGATCGTGCCGTACATGACGACGGTCGCGATCGACAAGTGGACCTTCGACCGGCAGAAGCGCAAGGACGGGACGCCGGTCGTCAGCGCGTTCGCTCCCGGCGTGCCGGATTCGACGAAGCAGGCCGAGGCGAGGCTGCCGGAGATCCTCGACTTCCTCGAGTCGAAGTTCGGCAAGTACCCGATCGACGCCGCGGGCGGCATCTTCCTCAACGAGCAGATCGGCTTCTCGCTGGAGACGATGAGCCGGCCGATCTACTCCGCGGGCTGGGCCGGCACGGTCCCGACGATCGTCCACGAGAACGCCCACCAGTGGTACGGCGACTCGGTGGCCGTCGACCACTGGCGTGACGTCTGCATGAACGAGTGCTTCGCCTCCTACGCCACCTGGCTCTGGGACGAGGCCAAGAACGGCGTCGACCTGGACAAGCAGTACGCGGACGACGTCAAGAAGGCGTCGACGGCGTTCTGGAACGGCAAGCTCTACGACATGGGCGCCGGCAACGAGTTCACGTACGTGTACTCGAAGGGCCCGGTCATGCTGCACGCGCTGCGCAACTACATCGGGCAGAACGCGTTCGACCGGGTGCTCAAGACCTGGCCGTCGCTGCACCGGGGCGGCAACGCGAGCATGCAGGACTTCCAGCGCTACACCGAAAGCGTCGCGCACAAGAACCTCAAGGGCTTCTTCGACGCGTGGATCTACGGCACCGGCAAGCCGGCCGACCAGTACCTCTACCCGGGCGGCCTCAAGCCCGCCGCCTGAGCTTCGAGTCCGTGAATGCCACATCGAGGGACGTAGTGTCTCTTGATGTGGCATTCACGGACTTCGGGGAGGGAACCATGGCCAGGGTGCTGATGACGGGGTTCGCGCCGTTCGGCGGCGAGCCGGTGAACCCGTCGTGGCAGGCGGTGTCGGCGCTCGGGGCGCGGCGGGACGACGTCGCCGCCGTCGAGCTGCCGGTCGAGTTCGCGGCGTCGTTGCCCGCGCTGCGGCGGGCTCTCGAGGAGCACCGGCCGGAGCTGGTGGTTTGTGTCGGGCAGGCCGGCGGCCGGGTCGAGGTGACGCCGGAGCGGGTCGCGATCAACCTCGTCGACGCCCGCATCCCGGACAACGCCGGTGCCCAGCCGGTCGACGTCCCGGTCGTCGAAGGCGGCCCGGCGGCCTACTTCACGACGCTCCCGGTGAAGGCCTGCGTCGCGGCGATCCGCGCGGCGGGCGTCCCGGCGGCGGTGTCCCACACGGCCGGGACGTACGTCTGCAACCAGGTCTTCTACGGCCTCATGCACCTGCTGGCCACGGACTTCCCGGGTGTGCGCGGCGGTTTTGTGCACGTGCCGTTCAGCCCCGAGCAGGTCGCGGCGTCGGGCAAGACCGCGCCGTCGCTGGGCATCGACCGGATCGCCGACGCGCTGGAAGCCTTGGCGGACACGGCGTTGAAGCTCACGGAGGACATCGCGGTCAGCGCGGGCGCGGAGCACTGAAACCCGGGAGTGCTCGTCGCCGGCCCGTGAGTCAGGCCGGCTTGAGGTCGCTGGTGAAGTACGCGACGAGGTCTTCGGTGCGGCGGTCGCGGCCCGTGAAGTCGATCGAGACGTAGAGCGCGGCCGCCTCGCGGCCGTCCGCGCCGAAGAGCACGATCCCGGCGAGGGTGCCGACGCCGGCGACGTACCGGCCGTGCAGCCCGCCGCCGTCCCAGGTCCCGCGGACGACGGTGCCCTCGCCCATCTGCAGCTTCGCGCCCGCCTCGAAGGCGTCGACGGTCAGGCCCTGGTAGTAGGTGACGGCGCTGCTCTTGCCGGACCCGGCCGGGAAACCGCACGTGACGGCGGTCCGCGCGTGCACGATCCTGGCCACGCTGTCGGACTGCCGGCACGCGGCGCGGTCCGGCACCGTCCCGGCAAGTGATCGCAGGCAACCGGTGAACCCGGCCTGGTCGCGCTGCGCCGTGCTCGTGCAGTCCACTGTGGACTCGGCGGCGTCGGTGCGGGTCGCCAGCAGGACGACGGTCACCACGATCGCGACGACGACGAGCAGCGCGGCCGCGACGAGCAGCGGTTTCTTCTTGCTCGGCCGGGGTTCCGGTGGCGGCTGCGGCGGCCGGAAGGCCTGCTGCGGCCAGGGTTGCGGGCGCGGCGGGGCCGCGGGCGGGCGGACCGGCGCGAACGCGGGCACGGTGAGGTTCGGGTCGCTCGTCCCGAGCGGCACGTGGTGCAGCCCGAACGCGACGGCCGTCTCGGGCTGGTCCTGCGTGGCCGGCACGATGCCGAGCTGGCGGCCGAGCAGCCCGGCCAGCAACGGCATCCGGCTCGGCCCGCCGACCAGGTAGACGCCGGCGAGCTGCGCGGGGTTCAGCCCGGCGCGGTGGATGGTCGCAGCGAGCAGTTCGGCGCTGCGCAGCAGGCTCGGCCGCACGAGCGCCTCGAGCTCCGCACGGCTGACGAGGACGTCCCCGAACGGCTCGGGCATCGGCACGTCGGTCTGCGGGTGCCGGGAGAGGCTTTCCTTGGCGTCACGGACATCCTGGAGCAACGCGCGCCGCAGGCGGCGGTCGGCGGTCGTCTGCGGGCGCAGCAGCCGTTGCCACTGCGCCGGATCGGCGTGCGACACCGAGCGGCCGATGTGGACGAGCAGCGCCTGGTCGATGTCGAGGCTGCCCAGGTCGGGCAGGCCGTCCTCGGCGAGCACGGCGAAGCCGTGCGCGGACATGCCGACGACGGCGCAGTCGAAGGTGCCGGCCCCGAGGTCGTAAACCCCGATCGGCCCGGTGTCGCGGTTGCCGAGACTCCCGTAGTGCGCCGCGGCGGCCACCGGTTCGGGAACCAGCCGCACGTCGACGAGCCCGGCATCGGCGGCGGCGATCCGCAGGACTTCCTGCCGCGCCGCACCCCACCCGGCGGGGTGCGAGATCCGCGTCTGCCCGGGCAGCCGTCCCAGCTGCCGCCCGGCTTCCTCACCCATCCGCCGCAAGACGGCGGCAAAGGCGTCGGTGATCCGGACGGTGGCGCCGCCGAGCTGAAGGACGCCTTCGTCGATCCGCCGCTTGGGATTCGCCTCGAACCGGCTGGGATCGAGCCGCCCACCACGTTCGGCGTCCTGCCCGACGATGAGCAGGCCGTCATCGTTGAGGAAGACCGCGGAGGACATGGTGACGGACCCATCGACCTCGATGGCCCGCGGCCCCCGCCCGAACGCGGAGAGCACGCCGACCGTACTGGAAGTCCCGAAGTCGATCGACAAAACGTCCACGCGGCGTCCCCTCCCAAGGCCCGCGGGCATCGTCTCACGCGCCCGGACGACACCTGGATCAGGCGCAGGCGTCGCGCTGGTCCCGTTGGCTCGCGGAAACGGTGACGTCGTGGTCGTCGAAGTCGGCGACCACCCGCATCCGACCGCCCAGCGCGGCGATGTAGCGCGCGAGGGTGTCCAGCTCCATCTGGCCGGGATCACCTCGCTCCAATTGACTGATCCGCGGCTGGCTCACCCCCATGCGCCGGGCGAGTTCGGTCTGGCTGACACCCGCGTCATCACGCAGCTGCGCCAAGCGAAACCCGAGTACGTACGCCTGGGTGACCTCACGCGCCGCGACGTGGGCGGCATCGACGTCACGGCCCGCTTCGCGATCGATCGCGAGCTTGTCAGCCTTGACTTCCTTCCACGATCGGCTCATCGCTCAGTCCTCCTCTCCGCTTCGCAAGTGCTCCCGGAACCGCTTTTCCGCTATCGGGATGGTGAGGTCGTACCAGCGCTTCCAGTTTCCCGCTTTGTCCCCCGCCACCAGGAGCACCGCACAACGTACGGGTCGAATGCGAACAGGATCCGGATCTCACTGCTTCCCGCCGACGCCGGCCTCAGCTCTTTCAAGAGCGAGCATGTCGATCGCTTTCTTCGACCCGATCCGCCGTGACCGGGTCTTCCCGACACAGCTCCACGAACACGAGCGCTTCGGGGACCAGAGCCCGGACATGCAAGAAGGGCGGCTCCCCAGTGGGGAACCGCCCTTCCGGCGTACTACACGACCTTCAAGCGTTCAGGCGATCACTCGCCTTCGGCTTCGCCGCCGTTCTCTTCGTGACCGGCGCCGATGCTGACCGGCGGGGCGTCCGGGATCGAGGACGGCCGGCGCTCACCGCGGAAGGTGAACTTCGCCTGGTCGTCCTTGTCCTCGGGGTTGCCGCTCCAGCCTTCGACGTCGACCAGGATGATCTGGCCGGCCTCGACCTCGCCGAAGAGGATCTTCTCCGACAGCTGGTCCTCGATCTCGCGCTGGATGGTGCGGCGCAGCGGCCGGGCACCCAGCACCGGGTCGAACCCGCGCTTCGCGAGCAAGGACTTCGCCTTCTCGGTCAGCTCCAGCTCCATGTCCTTGGCCTTGAGCTGCTTCTCCACGCGGCCGATCATCAGATCGACCATCATGATGATCTGTTCCTTGGTCAGCTGGTGGAACACGATGATGTCATCGATCCGGTTCAGGAACTCCGGGCGGAAATGCTTCTTCATTTCCTCGTTGACCTTTTGCTTCATCTTCTCGTACTTCGTGCTGACGTCGTTGCCGCCGGCGAACCCGAGCGAGACGGACTTCGAGATGTCCGAAGTGCCCAGGTTGGACGTGAAGATGAGGACCGTGTTCTTGAAGTCGACCGTGCGACCCTGACCGTCGGTCAGGCGGCCGTCTTCCAGCACCTGCAGGAGCGTGTTGTAGATCTCCTGGTGCGCCTTCTCGATCTCGTCGAAGAGGACCACCGAGAACGGCTTGCGCCGCACCTTCTCGGTCAGCTGGCCACCCTCTTCGTAGCCGACGTAGCCGGGAGGGGCACCGAAGAGCCGCGACGCGGTGTAGCGGTCGTGGAACTCGCCCATGTCGATCTGGATGAGCGCGTCGTCCTCGCCGAACAGGAACGCCGCGAGCGCCTTGGACAGCTCGGTCTTACCGACACCGGACGGGCCGGCGAAGATGAACGAGCCCGACGGGCGCTTCGGGTCCTTCAGACCGGCACGCGTACGGCGGATCGCCTGCGAGACGGCCTTGACCGCGTCCTCCTGGCCGATGATGCGCTTGTGGAGCTCTTCCTCCATGCGCAGCAGCCGGGTGGTCTCCTCCTCGGTCAGCTTGAACACCGGGATGCCGGTCCAGTTGGCCAGCACCTCCGCGATCTGCTCGTCGTCGACCTCGGCGACGACGTCGAGGTCGCCGTCCTTCCACTGCTTCTCCCGCTCGCCCTTCTGGCCGAGGAGGGTCTTCTCCTCGTCACGCAGGCGGGCGGCCCGCTCGAAGTCCTGCGCGTCGATCGCGGACTCCTTGTCGCGACGGACGTTCGCGATCTTCTCGTCGAACTCGCGCAGGTCCGGCGGCGCGGTCATCCGGCGGATGCGCATCCGGGCGCCGGCCTCGTCGATCAGGTCGATCGCCTTGTCCGGGAGGAACCGGTCGTTGATGTACCGGTCCGCCAGGGTCGCGGCGGCGACCAGCGCCGAGTCGGTGATCGAGACGCGGTGGTGCGCCTCGTACCGGTCACGCAGGCCCTTGAGGATCTCGATGGTGTGCTCCAGCGACGGCTCGCCGACCTGGATCGGCTGGAACCGGCGCTCGAGGGCGGCGTCCTTCTCGATGTACTTGCGGTACTCCTCGAGGGTGGTCGCGCCGATCGTCTGCAGCTCACCGCGGGCGAGCATCGGCTTCAGGATCGAAGCCGCGTCGATCGCGCCCTCGGCGGCGCCCGCCCCGACCAGCGTGTGCAGCTCGTCGATGAACAGGATGATGTCGCCGCGGGTCTTGATCTCCTTGAGCACCTTCTTCAGGCGCTCTTCGAAGTCACCGCGGTAGCGGGAGCCGGCGACCAGGGAGCCCAGGTCAAGCGTGTAGAGCTGCTTGTCCTTGAGCGTCTCGGGCACCTCGCCCTTGACGATGCTCTGCGCGAGGCCCTCGACGACGGCGGTCTTGCCGACGCCGGGCTCGCCGATGAGCACCGGGTTGTTCTTGGTCCGGCGGGACAGGACCTGCATGACCCGCTCGATCTCCTTGCCGCGCCCGATGACCGGGTCGAGCTTGCCCTCGCGGGCGAGCACGGTCATGTTGCGGCCGAACTGGTCCAGCACCAGCGACGACGACGGGGTGCCTTCACCGCGGCCGCCGGAACCGGTTTCGGTGGACTCCTTGCCCTGGTAGCCCGAGAGCAGCTGCAGGACCTGCTGGCGGACGCGGTTCAGGTCCGCACCCAGCTTGACCAGCACCTGCGCGGCGACGCCTTCGCCCTCGCGGATCAGGCCCAGCAGGATGTGCTCGGTACCGATGTAGTTGTGGCCGAGCTGCAGCGCTTCGCGCAGCGACAGCTCCAGCACCTTCTTCGCCCGCGGCGTGAACGGGATGTGCCCGCTCGGCGCCTGCTGGCCCTGGCCGATGATCTCTTCGACCTGCTGGCGCACGCCCTCCAGGGCGATGCCCAGCGACTCCAGCGCCTTGGCGGCGACACCCTCACCCTCGTGGATCAGACCCAGGAGGATGTGCTCGGTGCCGATGTAGTTGTGGTTGAGCATCCTGGCTTCTTCTTGAGCCAGAACGACCACCCGCCTCGCGCGGTCGGTGAACCTCTCAAACATGTGCACTCCCTCGACTGCTGCGCCGGCGGCCCGTTATCCATCCGTGCTTTCACCGCGATGGATTCAGCACCGTGAGACCACTCTAGTAGCCAACTGGTAGCGCTGGCGTACCACTACGGCTGTTCGCGGTCTTTTTCGCACCCGGACGTGGAGCACTCCGGGCGCATCCCATCATCAGGTTGCCCTGCACCTTTACGTCAACCCCAACGTGCGGACGGCCACCCGGATTCCGCCATCCGCGCGGTGTCCGCTCAACGCGAACAGGTCCGCAACATGGGAGACCCGTGAGACCGGCCACCCGATTGGCGCAGTAACGGAAAGCCTGTAAGGTTAGGCAGGCCTAATCCCCACGGCGCTAGGAGGGCCGCGGTTGAACCAGCAGCGGTCCTTCCGTGACGCACGCGAGGTCGGCGACGGCCTCGCGTCGTCGCTCCTGCGGGTCTCCGGCCTGCAGGAACGCAACGAACTGCGGCGTGACGTCCCGGTGGGCTGGATCCGCTGTTCGGAGCTGCTGGAGACGCCGGCGTACTTCGACGAGTGGCGCGGCCTGCTGGGCGACTGGCTGCTGCGCGAGCACGACGCCGCACCGGCGCGGACCACGGCCAGCTACGTGATGACCTGGTACCTGCACGTCCCGGCGTACGTCGGCGCGCTGCTGCTGCACCACGAGCGCCGGGTGCCCTCGCTGAAGCCCGGCGAGCTGGCGTTCCGGCTGGCCGACGACCGCCCCCACCCGGACGGCATGGCCGTGCTCGGCGACGACTTCTACTGCCTCCCGACGGACCCGGGATCAGCCCGCTCGGAGGCGACGGTAGTCCGCGACGAGCGGACCCTGGCCGCGGTGCTGCGGGCCCACTACCTGGCCCACGCGGCCAAGTTCGTCCAGGCGTACGCCCCGGTCAGCAGACTGGGCCGCCGTATGCTCTGGGCCGCGGCGACCGACGCGCTGGAGAACTCGCTCTGGTGGGCGGGCCGCCAAGGAGGCACCGCGGAGGCCGAAGGCGCCGGCGTAGCCGACGCGGCCCTGGTCCTCGACACGGTCTACCCGCCACTGACGTCGGCATCGACCCTGCGACTGCAGGAGGGAGCGGATGGCCACCGCGAGTGGACCCGCCGCCGCGAGAGCTGCTGCTTCTCGTACCTGCTCCCGGCCGAATCCGAGTGCGACGGCTGCCCCCGCACCTGCGCCCGCTAGCCCCCCGGCAGCGTTCGTCACCCGCGCCACGCCTCTCCCGGAACGGCCAACACGACGACGGGAGCGGCCAACACGGCACGCAGCGCCGACAGCGAGACCCGTTGCCGGCGTGTTGGCCACTTCAGGCGGCGTGTTGGCCGCTCCGGGCGATGTGTTGGCCATTCCGGGCAGCGTGCGGGCCGCTCCGGGCAGGACCACCACTCAGCGACCCCACGCCGGATCGCGACCCGCCGCCCCGAGCGCGCGGTCCAGCACAGCCGCGTCCGTCGGAACCGGTACCTCCGGGCCGTAGACGCCCATCGCGCGTGCCTGCTCGCCCATCGCCCGCGCGGACTTCAGGACCGCCGTCGCCGCGGAGGACACGCAGTGCAGCGGTCGGCCGCTCGCCCGGGCCAGGTCCCAGCCGTGCAGGACGAACTCGCCCAGGACCATGTCGCCTATCACCGCGCCGGGCAGCTCGGCCGTGCCCAGCTTCGTCGTGCCGGTCCACGCCGACGCCGCCTCGAAGATCTCCACCAGCGTCTCCGTCTGCTTCTCCAGCGCGGCCGCCCAGCCGGCCGTCACCAGCCCCGCGCCGGTCTCGCCCGCTCCGGGTGACGGCGGCTCCTCGCGCCGTCCCGCGGCGATCAGCCACGGGCCCCAGTACAGAAGGTGATTCAGCAGTCCGGAGACGTCGTAGCCGGCGCACGGCGTCGGGGCGCTCAGGTCTTCCACGGCCAGCGCGACGCTCAGGAACTCGGCCGCGGCGGGGCGCATCAACTCGGCAGTCATGCCGAGATCAAAACGGCCCGCCGCGGCGCCGTCTTGAAAGAACGCGACAGTTACCGTTGAGCCGTGGTGGAACACCGGATCCCGCAGGGCATCGTGGCCGAGGCCGCCGCCCGCACGATGTTCACCTTGACCCGGTACCCGCCGGCGCCCGAACTGGCGGAATGCGTCGAGTACCACTGGGTGCTGCACTGGGACCGGCGCGGCAAACCGCCGCACGAGCAGCGCGTGCTGCCGAACCTCGCGGTGCACGCGACGTTCTTCCCCACCGCTTCCGGGGTGTACGGACCAGGTCGTGAAGTCTTTTCACATCGGCTGGAAGGCCGGGTGCAGGGCCTCGGCGTGCGATTCCGGCCCGGGTGCTTCCGCGCGTTCCTCAACGGCCCGGTGAGTGACATCGCCGACCGCGCCGTCCCGCTCACGGACGTTTTCGGCGCGAAGGCCCGCGAAGCCGCGGAATCGGTGCGGACCGCGCCGGACGACGCGCAAATGGTCGGTGCGATCGACAACTTGCTGATCGCAAATGCGGCGGTACTCCGACCGGCGGCACGAGAGGCCGCGGCCGCGGTCGAATCAATCGCGCGGGATCCGGGAATTACCCGGGTGGCACAGCTGTGCACCGATACTGGACTAACCACCCGCTCACTGCAACGGCTGTTCGCCGAACACGTCGGATGCGCACCCAAGTGGGCGATCCGGATATACCGGCTCAACGACGCCGCGCACCGGATCGCCACCGAAGGACCAGTGGATTACGCCGGACTGGCGGCTCGGCTGGGCTATAGCGACCAGTCGCACTTCATCCGTGATTTCGCGGCGGTGACCGGTCAGTCGCCCGGCGAGTACGCCCGAACGGCCCGGACCGACCCCGGACCGGTGCCGGACAGTCACCGGACATGAAGAAAGCCGCCGGGCGAATTCGCCCGGCGGCCCCAGTCCCGCAAACCCCGCGTCAGTTCTTCTTGTGGTAGGCCTCGACGACCTCGGAGGGGATCCGGCCCCGGTCCGAAACCGCGTACCCGTTCTTGCGCGCCCAGGACCGAATGGCCTGGTTCTGCTCACGGTCGACGGCGGCCGGGCGAGCGGAGCCCTTGCCACCCGCGACCGGACGCACGGAAGCGCGCTTGCGACCACCGGCGCGGCGGGCGTGCTCGACATACTGCGCGAGCGCGTCCCGGAGCTCCTCGGCGTTTTCCGAGGAGAGGTCGATCTGGTAGCTGATGCCGTCCAAACCGAACTCGACGGTCTCTTCCGCCTCACTGCCGTCGAGGTCGTCGACCAGCGAGACGAGCACCTTCTGTGCCATCTGTTTCCTCCTGCGGGGGCTTACTCAATGATCTGGTTACGGGGCGTGCCCCGCACAGAAGACTTTGTCTGTACATTAGTACCCGCTTCCGGGTGACAGCGCAAATCTCATTGAGGTAAACCAGTAGACAACTCACACGGCCGGGTTATTCGGGCCGGGTGAGCGGGAAGAGGATCGTCTCCCGGATACCGAGACCGGTCAGCGCCATCAGCAGCCGGTCGATCCCCATTCCGACCCCGCCGCTCGGTGGCATTCCGTACTCAAGTGCCCGGAGGAAATCTTCATCCAGCCGCATGGCTTCGCTATCGCCCTGTGCCGCCAGCCTGGACTGTTCGGTGAGCCGTTCCCGTTCGACGACCGGATCGACCAGCTCGGAGTATCCGGTGGCGAGTTCGAATCCGCGCACGTAGAGGTCCCACTTCTCGGCCACACCGGCCCGCGAGCGGTGCTGCCTGGTCAATGGCGACGTCTCCAGCGGAAAATCACGCACAAACGTCGGGGCGTGCAGGTGATCTCCGACGAGATGCTCCCACAGTTCCTCGACCAGCTTGCCGTGCGTGAGCTTCGGATCCACTTCCAAGCCCCTGGCCTGCGCGAATCCGTGCAGTTTGGCGGCGGGCGTCTCCGGCGTCACCTCTTCGCCGAGGGAATCGGACAACGACTCGTACATTCCGAGTGTGGTCCATTCGCCGGAGAGGTCGTACTCCGAACCGTCGGGCAGGGTGACGACCTGGGTGTCCAAGACCGCCTGCGCGGCTTCCTGGATCAGCTCGCGGGTCATCACGGCATTGGTGTCGTACGTGGCGTACGCCTCGTAGTACTCCAGCATCGCGAACTCCGGCGAGTGCGACGAGTCGCTGCCCTCGTTCCGGAAGTTGCGATTGATCTCGAAAACCTTCTCGATGCCGCCGACGACGCAGCGCTTGAGGTAGAGCTCCGGCGCGATCCGCAGGAAGAGCTCCAGGTCGAAAGCGTTCGAATGCGTGACGAACGGGCGGGCCGCGGCGCCGCCGTGCAGCGTCTGCAGCATCGGCGTCTCGACCTCGGTGTACCCGCGCCGGTGGAACGACTCCCGCAGCGACCGGACGACGCCGGCGCGCGTGCGCACGACGTCCCGCGCGCGCGGGCGCAGGATGAGGTCGACGTAGCGCTGCCGGATCCGCGTCTCCTCGGCGAGCTCCTTGTGGGCCACCGGGAGCGGGCGCAGCGACTTCGACGTGAGCCGCCAGCTGTCCGCCATCACCGAAAGCTCGCCACGCTTGGAGGTGATGACCTCGCCGTGCACGAAGACGTGGTCGCCCAGGTCGACGTCGGACTTCCACGCCGCGAGCGCGTCTTCGCCGACCTTCGCCAGGCTGATCATCGCCTGCAGCTCGGTGCCGTCGCCCTCACGAAGGCTCGCGAAGCACAGTTTGCCCGTATTGCGCAGGAACATCACCCGGCCGGTCACGCCGACCAGATCGCCGGTGGCGGTGTCGGCCGGCAGGCCGGAATGGG
This genomic window contains:
- a CDS encoding (2Fe-2S)-binding protein, with translation MNQQRSFRDAREVGDGLASSLLRVSGLQERNELRRDVPVGWIRCSELLETPAYFDEWRGLLGDWLLREHDAAPARTTASYVMTWYLHVPAYVGALLLHHERRVPSLKPGELAFRLADDRPHPDGMAVLGDDFYCLPTDPGSARSEATVVRDERTLAAVLRAHYLAHAAKFVQAYAPVSRLGRRMLWAAATDALENSLWWAGRQGGTAEAEGAGVADAALVLDTVYPPLTSASTLRLQEGADGHREWTRRRESCCFSYLLPAESECDGCPRTCAR
- a CDS encoding TIGR03086 family metal-binding protein, producing the protein MTAELMRPAAAEFLSVALAVEDLSAPTPCAGYDVSGLLNHLLYWGPWLIAAGRREEPPSPGAGETGAGLVTAGWAAALEKQTETLVEIFEAASAWTGTTKLGTAELPGAVIGDMVLGEFVLHGWDLARASGRPLHCVSSAATAVLKSARAMGEQARAMGVYGPEVPVPTDAAVLDRALGAAGRDPAWGR
- a CDS encoding helix-turn-helix domain-containing protein — encoded protein: MVEHRIPQGIVAEAAARTMFTLTRYPPAPELAECVEYHWVLHWDRRGKPPHEQRVLPNLAVHATFFPTASGVYGPGREVFSHRLEGRVQGLGVRFRPGCFRAFLNGPVSDIADRAVPLTDVFGAKAREAAESVRTAPDDAQMVGAIDNLLIANAAVLRPAAREAAAAVESIARDPGITRVAQLCTDTGLTTRSLQRLFAEHVGCAPKWAIRIYRLNDAAHRIATEGPVDYAGLAARLGYSDQSHFIRDFAAVTGQSPGEYARTARTDPGPVPDSHRT
- a CDS encoding Lsr2 family protein, whose product is MAQKVLVSLVDDLDGSEAEETVEFGLDGISYQIDLSSENAEELRDALAQYVEHARRAGGRKRASVRPVAGGKGSARPAAVDREQNQAIRSWARKNGYAVSDRGRIPSEVVEAYHKKN
- the lysS gene encoding lysine--tRNA ligase; this translates as MTENPASTSDPAEDELPEQMRVRREKRDRIIAEGIDPYPVEVPRTHSLADVRASHSGLPADTATGDLVGVTGRVMFLRNTGKLCFASLREGDGTELQAMISLAKVGEDALAAWKSDVDLGDHVFVHGEVITSKRGELSVMADSWRLTSKSLRPLPVAHKELAEETRIRQRYVDLILRPRARDVVRTRAGVVRSLRESFHRRGYTEVETPMLQTLHGGAAARPFVTHSNAFDLELFLRIAPELYLKRCVVGGIEKVFEINRNFRNEGSDSSHSPEFAMLEYYEAYATYDTNAVMTRELIQEAAQAVLDTQVVTLPDGSEYDLSGEWTTLGMYESLSDSLGEEVTPETPAAKLHGFAQARGLEVDPKLTHGKLVEELWEHLVGDHLHAPTFVRDFPLETSPLTRQHRSRAGVAEKWDLYVRGFELATGYSELVDPVVERERLTEQSRLAAQGDSEAMRLDEDFLRALEYGMPPSGGVGMGIDRLLMALTGLGIRETILFPLTRPE